A window of Spirochaetae bacterium HGW-Spirochaetae-1 genomic DNA:
CTCGGCATTGCAGGAGGCTTGCTCTGCTCTCCCTTTGTCAAAACCGGGATGAGCCCTGAAGCTGACGAAGGTGATATCAATGACAGATCTGAAACGAATTAAAAAAGGATACAGGGTCGGGGCCGTACTCTTTGATTTTGACGGCACACTGACGAAACCGGGGCACCTGGATTTCCCTGCCATAAAAAGAGAGGTGGGATGTCCCGATTCCATGCCGGTGCTGGAATTCATCGAGGCCATGCCGGACGGTGATGAAAAGAAACATGCCATGGGCATACTGGAAACCCATGAGAGCGAGGCCGCGGCCCGGTCCGTTCCCAATGACGGAGCACGTGAAACCCTGATGCTGCTCAGGTCCCTGGGGATACGGACGGGCATTATAACGCGGAACAGCCGGAAGGCCGTGGATACGGCCCTGGGGAACTTTACCGGCGTTGACACCGCAACATTTGATCTCATAATATCCCGTGATACGTCCGTGAAACCGAAACCCCACGAAGAAGGAGTGGTCCATGCCGCGAAACTTCTGGGAATATCAGCGTCGGATATTCTCGTTGTGGGTGATTATATCTTTGATATCGAGGCCGGTAACCGTGCCGGCTCCACAACGGTTTTTCTCACCAATGGCGGCGAGCACAGGCCCGATGAAACGGACAGTCATTTCATCATATCGAACCTGGGAGAACTGGAAAACATCGTAAGAATGGGACTTCCTTTGCAGAGCGGAAAGCTGCCCAATGATCTGCTGCGGCTTTTCCTGGCAGAGTTCAAAATTTGCGACAGCTCCGTCATAATCAATCCCGGGATCGGCGAGGACTGCGCGGCCGTGGATATAGAGGGAGAGGATATCCTCATACTCAAATCGGACCCCATTACTTTTACGGCGGAATCGGCGGGCCGGTATGCAGTGCTGGTCAATGCCAATGATATCGCTACCTCGGGAGCCGTACCGCGATGGTTTCTCACGACTCTCCTTTTCCCTTCCGGGACCACACCCTCGCAGATATATGAAGTCATACGTGATCTTTTCGTCATAGCTGAAAGCCGTCATATCACGCTCTGCGGGGGACACACGGAGATCACCGATGCTGTCACGCGCCCTATTGTATCGGGAATGATGGCGGGCCTTGTTGCAAGGGAACGCCTCCTCGAAAAGAAGAATATGCGGAGCGGAGACAGTATCATCATGACCAAAACCGCGGCATTGGAAGGGACTTCCATCCTGGCCAGGGAATTTGCCCCGGAGCTGACTGAGAAAGGGATGAGCCGCGGGGAAATAGAGGAGGGCCTGGCATATGTCGGAAAGATCAGCATCCTGGAGGAAGCGGCCCTGGCTGCATCGTTCAAGGGAGTCAGGGCTCTGCATGATGTTACTGAGGGAGGAATATCCACGGCCCTGGCTGAATTGGCATCGGCAGGGCGTCATGGAATCAAGGTGGATATGGACGCCATTACCCGTTCCGACCTGACGGAGTGGATGTGCCGCCTGCTGGGAATTGATTCCCTGGGACTCATCGGCTCGGGCAGCCTGCTCATCTGCTGTGACGGAAAAATTGCAGCCCCTCTTATGGAAAGCCTGAAATCGGCGGGGATAGGGGCGGCATGTATAGGCACGGTGCTGGGCGAGGGCGAAGGTATTCTGGCTATGCAGGGCGGCACTGAAGCGCAGTGGCCCCTTTTTGAAGTCGATGAACTGGCACGGCTTTTTCGGGAAAAGGCGGAGGCCGATTTCTGATATATCAGGAAACGATTTGACGGATACGGAAATATCCTGCATATATTAAAGAGGACAGAATATACATATTTCAGCGGAGGAGCATCATGGATAATAATCTTGCATGTGTCGGTCTTACCATACTCGATATTCTGGGCAGGCCTATAGATGAAATACCACCGGGAGGGAAAACCACTATTATTCAGCAGATACGCCTTACGGCGGCCGGCACAGCGGCGGGACCTGCCGTTATTGCCGCCAGGCTTGGCGTGGAAACAGCCCTTGTGGGCGCCATCGGGAAGGACGATATGGGCGGGTTCCTCACCATGGCGCTGGAAAAAAACGGTGTCGATGTTTCATACCTTCAGCGCAGGGACGAGCTGCCCACGGCGGCAACCATGCTGGCCGTTAAAAGCGACGGGCAGCGGCCCAATTTCCATGCCATCGGATCGTCCATACTCCTGGAGATAGACGGCAGGACCAGGGATTTCATCACGAACAGCCGCTATATTCACTGGGGCGGCGTGGGAACCATGCTGAAACTCGATGGAGGCCCCGGTCCTGAAATCCTGAAAGAGGCCCGGCAGAAAGGGGCAACGGTTACCTGTGATTTTATCGCGCCCAATGACGGTACCTTGAATGGATTGAAACTGGCAATGCCCCATGTTGACTATTTTATGCCCAGCCTGGAAGAGGCCATGGAGGTTTCGGGAACCAAGACTCCCGAAGACACGGCAAAATATTTTCTCGATCTGGGAGCAGGGGCCTGCATCTTCAAATGGGGAGCAAAGGGCTCATTGCTGGCCACTCGGGACGGCCAGACGCTCATTCCGGCTTTTAAGGTTGAGGTCGTGGACACAACGGGATGCGGCGATTCCTACTGCGCGGGCTTCATTGCGGGCCTGAGCAGGGGATTCGACGTGGAAAAATCATGCCGTTTCGCCACGGCCGTTTCGGCCCTGGTAGCAACGGGCCTGGGAAGCGATGCCGGTGTTGTTAATTTCGAAGAAACCGTGAAGGCCATGGCGACCTTTCAGCCCCTGACATAAATTTTAGCCGGACATTTGACCTCACCCCCCGGCCCCCTCTCCTGAGAGGCGAGGGGGAGGAAGAAAAAAAGAGGACCCTGTGCGGGGCCCTCTTTTTTTTGCATGTATTGAAAATTACTTCTGCATATATTCGAGAGTGATCTTCAGCATGCGCCGTATGGGTTCAGCCGCGCCCCACAGGAGCTGGTCGCCCACGGTGAAGGCCGTCAGGTATTCGGGGCCCATGTTGAGTTTTCTGAGCCTGCCGATGGGAACCGTGAGGGTACCGGAGGTTTTCACCGGGGTGAGTTCCTTCACGGTCTCTTCCTTCGTGTTGGGGATGAGCTTGACCCAGTCGTTGGCCGAGGCGATGATCTGCTCTATTTCTTTCAGGGGAACGTCTTTTTTCAGTTTTATCGTCAGGGCCTGGCTGTGGCACCGCATGGCGCCGACGCGGACACAGATACCATCGATGGGCACGGGCCTGTCCTCGCGTCCCAGTATCTTGTTGGTTTCAACGAGGCCCTTCCATTCTTCCCGGCTCTGGCCGTTTTCCACGGCCCGGTCGATCCAGGGAATCAGGCTGGCAGCCAGGGGCACACCGAAATTATCTACGGGCATAGAACCGTTGTTCAGGGTCTCCGTGACATTACGGTCCAGGTCAAGTATGGCCGATGCGGGGGCATCGAGCAGGCTTCCCGCTCTTCCGCTTATGACGCGCATCTGGTCCACCAGTTCGCGCATGTTTTTAGCACCGGCGCCCGAAGCGGCCTGGTAGGTCATGGAGGTAATCCACTCGATCATGTCTTTCTGGAAAAGCCCGCCCAGGGCCATGAGCATGAGTGAAACGGTGCAGTTGCCGCCGATATAGTCCTTAACGCCCCCGGCAAGGGCCCTGTCTATAACGTCGCGGTTCACTGGATCGAGGATGATGATGCTGTCCTTTTCCATCCGCAGGGTCGATGCCGCGTCGATCCAGTATCCCTTCCATCCTTTTCCGCGCAGTTCTTTATAGGCCTTGCCCGTATAATCGCCGCCCTGGCAGGTTACAATGATATCCATGGCGGAAAGTTTATCATAATTATATGCGTCTATAAGAGGCGGTGTATCCAGACCTATTTCCGGCCCCTTCTGTCCCACCTGGGAGGTTGTGAAAAAGAGGGGTTCAAAGCCCTGGAAATCTTTTTCTTCCAGCATCCTGTCCATGAGGACAGAACCCACCATTCCTCTCCAGCCGACAAATCCAACTTTTAACATGGTACGATCCTCGAATATTTTAATATTGAGGGAGCCTTCAGACATTAACTCCAAAGACACCCAATAAATAAATCATCAAAACAGTAAAATTTTAATTAATGAATGGATATGTCCGATTTTCGTCAATACTTTATTGGGAAAACAGTGATAAATCAACATAAAAGGGCCAATTTTCAGTAAAAATTAAAATCGCGTGCCTTTTTAAAAATATTGACACATTCATACCATGAATGTACTTTGTCTTTCATTCAATTTCGGGGTGTGGCTCAGCCCGGTAGAGCGCGTGGTTTGGGACCATGAGGTCGGAGGTTCGAATCCTCTCACCCCGAATGTCGTACAATTTTGCGCCAGTAGCTCAGTTGGATAGAGCAACGGCCTTCTAAGCCGTGGGTCAGGGGTTCGAATCCCTTCTGGCGTACTTTTAAAAAAGCCTTTTCCTGTTCGGGAAGGGCTTTTTTTATTTTCATCAGCTATACCTATGCCGCCAACGGCAGCGAACGATTTACCATGGGATGCAACGCTTCGGGCAACCATGGATTACGACGCCTCGAACCGCATCCGCAAAGTCACGGACGGATCGAACCAGGTCGTGGGCGAGTACTATTATGATGACCAGGGATTCCGGGTCCGCAAAGTCTCGCGCCGCACCGTAGCAGGAGAAGACCGGCAGATAGAGGTGCTGTATCCGTCCATGTATTTCGGTATAGAAAAACAGTACACGACAGGCGGCACTGAGATCGAAGAAAGCCACTGCGCCGTGAACAATGTGTACCTCAATGGTGTGCGGGTAGCAGTCGTGGCCCCTTCGGGCCAGGCACTATATTACTTGACAGACCAGGTTGACTCGGTAAAGGTAGTGGTGAACGATTCGGGTCTGCCGATAAAACGGTTCGAATACTTACCTTACGGAGAAACGTGGTTCGAGGAGGGAGAGGGGAGTCACGCGCCGAAGTACAACTCGCAGGAACTGGATTTAGAGACCGGGTACTATTTCTATAATGCGAGGCACTACGATCCGGAGATATCGAGATTCGTAACCGCCGATAACGTAATTGATGGTGAGTACGATACGCAGGGGTGGAATCGGTATTCCTATACGAAGGGGAATCCGATACGGTATAAAGATCCGACGGGGCACAATAGTGTAATATTGCAAGCAAGAACGGGTGCCGATTTTGTTGGAGGAGCAACTGGAGATAAATTAAATGAGCCAGCTGGGCATACGGGGGTATTACAAGAGTATGAAGATGATGAGGGGAATTCAAAATGGATGTATTTTTCAAGAAATCAAAAATTAGCAGAAGATGGCTCTTTAAAAGCTGGTTCTTATAATGTTCACTGTGAATCCTTTGATAGCCCAGAAGATTTCTTTAGAAGACAATCTGAATTGGTTGATGAAAGAAATGAAATAGAAAGGAGACTTGCGAAAGGAGATGATGTTGATAAAAAAAGATATGATTATTTAGAAAATTATACTTACTATGATAAGAATAAAAAAGAGGCAAGAGTAAGATATGATGAAGGAATCGAAATTTCAACAACTCCTGATGAAGATAAAGAGTTGTATGATTATTTTGAATTAAATCAAGATGCTCCATATCGTTTGGTAGGTACTAATAATCTTAGTTGGAAACAAAGGGGTGCTATCTTGTATGGTACTATGGGGCTGGGATTATGGCCGATACTCTATGGTGCAATTACAGATAGTAATAATTGTAAAGATTTGGTAAGAAGAGGACTTGAAGAAAATACTAAATATAGAAGTGATGACTCTTTGAAACCCAATAATTGGTACGATGATTTTAAAGAGAAATATAATAATGATATTGTAAAAGAATATCATGCAGAGGATTACTAAATAAACAGATGAGAGTTTATTGGATAATATTTTTATGTTTTATTTCATTCTCCTGTTCAAAAATAGGGCATGCTGGTTGGATTTTATCAATGGACAAAAACGATAACGGAGAATATTTTGTTTCATCCGATAATTATGGAAATAGATTTCTTTGGAATGGTAGTTTTAAAAGAGTTGGCAGCTTTCCATATTTTTGGGGAGGAATATATTATATACAATTTACTTGTGATAATAAAATTATTTCAGCAACACGAGATAATGAAATCCTGATTTCAGATTTGAGTGGTTCGAATTTAAAGGAATTTACTGCACATGAAGATTCAATCACCGGATTGTCAGTTAATACAAATGATTGTATCTTTGTTTCTTCATCTAAGGATAAATACCTCAAAATCTGGAGAAATAATGGTTCTCTTTTTAAAGAAATCATTTTTAAAAAGGCATTCCCAGCAAGCCATAATTTTAGTCATTCAGGCAATTATTTCTGTATTGGTCTAAATAATGGTGAGATACTTATATATAATAATAATTTTTATCTTTTAAAAAGATATATAGGGCATGAAGATGAGGTAACAAATGTTCTGTTCTTAACAGATTATAAAATTGTTACTGCTTCGCGAGATGGTTTTGTGAAAATATGGGGTATCCAGGGCCAATTGATTAATTCATTTCAAGCTCATAAGAAAGAAAGTGGCGTATTGAGTTTATGTGTGAATCAATATGGTGAAATAGTTTCTGGATCATTCGATAGGACAATTAAATTATGGGATTTAGATGGACGATTGAAAATGGTTTTTACAGGCCATGAAAGTGCAGTATCTACACTACTTTTTAACAAAGATGGGAGTGTAATAATTTCTGGTTCATTTGATAAAGATATTCGTTTATGGAATAAAAATACGGGAAAATGCATAAAGCGAATTGGACTTCCCTGGTATAGAAAGAATTTTAAAATATAATATGAGACCATATCGGCGCTTTATTAACAAAAGACCATAACTAAGCAGTCTCCTCATAATAGTAATGGTGATGGAGACCGCTGATTATAGATTTCGAATACACAGTTTGTACAGTGACAGTATTCACTTGACAGTTTCCTCTGAAAACCTGTGATAGAAACTGAATACAGCATAACACCTGTTAGCAAAACATCAAATCCTGTTGCCCAAATATGGCCCAAAATATTGTACGTAAAACAATGTATAGCAATATATCCCGTATTTTAACAACTTTCCAGTTGTTTTTAATGTACACTTAATAGTGTCGGGGGTTATCTGTTTTTAGGGGAAGGTGATTCTCCTGTTTCTTGGAAGCGGGGCATATTTGTGCCGGTAAATATTATTCCGTATGATTCAGCTCAAAATACATAAGCATATCCATCAGGACCCGCTCAAGAAGTGGTAAGTACGTTTTGGCGTACTTTTAAAAAAGCCTTTTCCTGTTCGGGAAAAGGCTTTTTTTATTTTCATCAGCTATACCTATGCCGCCAACGGCAGCGAACGATTTACCATGGGATGCAACGCTTCGGGCGCCTCGAACCGTATCCGCAAAGTCACGGACGGATCGAACCAGGTTGTGGGAGAGTATTATTATGATGACCAGGGATTCCGGGTCCGCAAAGTCTCGCGCCGCACCGTGGCCGGAGAGGACCGGCAGATAGAGGTGCTGTACCCGTCAATGTATTTCGGCATAGAAAAACAGTACACGACGGGCGGCACGGAGATCGAGGAAAGCCACTGTGCTGTGAATAACGTGTACCTCAACGGCGTCCGCGTGGCGGTCGTGGCCCCTTCGGGCCAGGCCCTATATTACTTGACAGACCAGGTTGACTCCGTAAAGGTAGTGGTGAATGATTCCGGTCTGCCGATAAAGCGATTCGAGTATTTGCCCTACGGCGAGACCTGGTTTGAGGAAGGGGAAGGAAGTCATGCGCCGAAATATAATTCGCAGGAGTTAGATTTAGAGACCGGGTATTATTTTTATAATGCGAGGCATTATGATCCGGAGATAAGTCGGTTTGTGACGGCGGATAACGTTATTGATGGTGAGTTCGATACGCAGGGGTGGAATAGGTACTCGTATACGAAGGGGAATCCAATTATTTATAAGGACCCGACGGGGCACTTTATTCCCCTACTAGCTCTCGTTGCAGGAGCTGTTTCAGTAGCAAGTTTAGTATTAAGCAATTTAGCACCTCTAAATGATAAGGAATATGAACATCTCGATCCAGCAAACGAAAAAAAAGATAAAGAGAATATTAAAAGAAAAAATATGTCAGTAGAAGCTTCAAAGGATAAAGTCATTGAGGGAAGTGCAACTGAAGGAGTTGATCAGACAACTAAATTTATTAGGGATGATAAAGCGGCAACAAAAATTATTAAGGGTGGTTTAGAGAAAGAGAAAAAATTAATTACAGATAATGATGCCTCTTATCATAATTTAGCAAAGAATAGAAAACAGATGTATAGCGAAATAGACAAAGTCAAAGCAACTCCAGCAAAAAAAACAATTTTCAGTAAAGCTTTAGGACCAGCCTTAGATTTATATTCTATATGGTCTGCTCATTCAGACTCAGATGAATATTGTAGAGAAGAAGGTAAAAAGTGGGATCAAGCAGTAAATGAAAGAAAAAAAGAAGAAAAAGATAGAGGGAGGAGAGTAGAAAATAAAAAATGAGATTAGCTGATTATTCTAAGAGTATAATATGTATTACAAGCGGGATTATAATTTTGATTCCAGATTCTTATCATGAATCTAAGAATACTTTATTTCTTATAATGGGACTAATATTTATAACCGCTGGTATATTATTCTTTATTTATGACACTTTTTTTAATTAGCCTAAGTAATAATGATATAGTCATTTAAGATATACAGTTTAATTCCCGGACCCCACGCCGAGGATTCTCTATGATAGTTGAAAGTCGCAAGGTCCAGGGGGCAGGTTTTCTGGGAGCAGAAAGTCAGACTTGTTCCTTTTGCCTTTCTCCTTGTACTTCTCATCTCATATTATATCCAAATCGATTTATTCCGAAAACCCTGTTAAGTTTCACCTAACGTTTCTTTTCAATTTTTACGGTATTAATTCAACCGTTCCTTCCTCAAATCTTCCTCCTGAAAAAATTCGTTTAAATATATAAAGTCCGATTATTGTAAGGAAAAGGAACAAGGAGCAAGGTTTAAGTTGAAAGTTTTTGAATCGTTGAGGTAAAACTTTTTCCTTGATACTTGAAACTTGTCCCTTTCATATAACTTTTTATCCCCGTCTATAATAAAAATCGTTTAAAAGAGCTATTTCCTATTATTGATTATTAATAGAGGCCATTAATTCGGCCCAAAAATTAATTTTTTAAAAGGAGATTTTTTATGAGCTATTTATGTGAGTTTTCTCATACGATGATCTTTGTCATCGAAAGAAGTTTTATTAGTTTTCCTCTCGACGAAACTACCTTCGATAAGAAGGAAAATATGTACTGGTATCCCTACGCTAATTCGATGACTTTCAAGATCGGTTTACGTGAAGTTAAATATCGGAACGGTACTAATAAGCATTATAATATGTATATATTATTTCCTGATTTATCAAAGTCTTTTTTAAAAGACGGAGGGAAGATACGGGATTTTAACGACGGTTATAAATATATGATAGAAAAGTTTGATAATATAAAGCACGACTTTAATCGTAATATACTATATGATAATATAAGTAAGATACGTTTATACCGGATAGATTTTCATAGCCGCATTCGGCCGACGGAAGAGATTCGAGAATTCTTTACTGACTCCTTCCGAGAAAATCTGGATAAACTCTCAAAGTACCTTCCCAACGTCAAGAGTATAACGAGCCGTAAAAAGTCCGAAGACGGGATATATTTCCCCGTCTATATTAATTACGATCATAAGACCGGTCTTTTATACGACGAGTTGAGGCATCCCCGGAAAGAGGATTTTCTTAAATTCGAAATCCGTTACAGAGGGGCAAGACGACTTAAAACTCTCTTCGATACGTACGATATCGACGATCTTCAGTTGTTAAATCTTATCGATTACCCCGTGGAAAAGCTGGAAGAGTATTTCTACTCCGATCTTGACGGATTCATTGAGAATTTCAACCTGGCAAAAAAATCCGTAGGGAAAAGTTATACAAAGGCCATAGGTAATATGGAATCCGTCTTATATGGGACTCCCTTTAACGGTATTCGGGATTTTACACGGTTGTATAATAAGCTGGAAAAGGAGGAAAAGAAGAAACGGACTTTGAGTAAAAACGTTGAACTCCGTATGGTGGTACTGGAAAAGTTCCCGGAAATAGATAAGGATATAAAAGAGTGGCTGATAAAAGATCGGCCCGATATCGCCGGGACCCCCCATAATCAGGAAAGATGTCCCCTCCATTAGGAGTTAAAACATGAGATATTCACAAGGATTTAAACGAAGTACAGTAAGAAAATCATGGTCTACCATCAACCGTCTCATCCCGCTCTCGGGCCAGAACTGCGGAGCAGGGAAAAATCCAAAAATATATTCCACATAAGAAGAGCAGGACGGATGCCTGCTAAGGAAGAGCTCGAGGTCGCAATTTAGCCATCCTTGGCAATTGCGACACTTCTGACCTCCTGTCGGTCGGACTATCATGATGACATTCCACAGCGCTCCGTGCAGTCCCATGCTCAGGGCAAGCCGCTTCGTCGTTATGGACAGAGCGGCGGGATAAAATTGAGAAGCGATGGCGAAGAAGGGTGTTGATCTGTTTTTCCGTCAGGTAAAGACTGAATACTGTTCGTTTCCCTGTCTCTACTGCCAATTCAGTCTTTGAAATTTGCAACAACTCTGTCAATAACATCGTTGATTTTCTGCCGATGGAGAGAGCCAAGTTTATAAAGGATGATATTTGAGTCGGCGGTGAACAATTTGTTGGGGCGGATATTGCTTGGTTTTATGATGATTCAGCCAGAACGAGAGCAGGCCTTCTTTTTGCATTGCTCAGATCGGAATAGGGAAAGGGGATGACGACAATGTCGCCTTTTACAAATCTTTCCACGCCTCGTCCTCAGCCGGGGTGAGCCATTCTTTTTTCAGGGATGATTCTGACTGGATGTAGTTCTCAAATCCATCTGCTTTTTTGTGTTCCAGAAAACGCACGAAATCCAGCACTTCAGCGGCCAGAGGTTCCGGGAGATTTTCGATTTCTTTGATGAGAATGCTTTTTGTGTTCATGAACACAAGATATAAAAAAAAGTGAACAAGTCAATCGATTTTTCTAGAGCAGAAGAATCATTGC
This region includes:
- the asd gene encoding aspartate-semialdehyde dehydrogenase, with the protein product MLKVGFVGWRGMVGSVLMDRMLEEKDFQGFEPLFFTTSQVGQKGPEIGLDTPPLIDAYNYDKLSAMDIIVTCQGGDYTGKAYKELRGKGWKGYWIDAASTLRMEKDSIIILDPVNRDVIDRALAGGVKDYIGGNCTVSLMLMALGGLFQKDMIEWITSMTYQAASGAGAKNMRELVDQMRVISGRAGSLLDAPASAILDLDRNVTETLNNGSMPVDNFGVPLAASLIPWIDRAVENGQSREEWKGLVETNKILGREDRPVPIDGICVRVGAMRCHSQALTIKLKKDVPLKEIEQIIASANDWVKLIPNTKEETVKELTPVKTSGTLTVPIGRLRKLNMGPEYLTAFTVGDQLLWGAAEPIRRMLKITLEYMQK
- a CDS encoding DUF2281 domain-containing protein, with translation MNTKSILIKEIENLPEPLAAEVLDFVRFLEHKKADGFENYIQSESSLKKEWLTPAEDEAWKDL
- a CDS encoding kinase; protein product: MDNNLACVGLTILDILGRPIDEIPPGGKTTIIQQIRLTAAGTAAGPAVIAARLGVETALVGAIGKDDMGGFLTMALEKNGVDVSYLQRRDELPTAATMLAVKSDGQRPNFHAIGSSILLEIDGRTRDFITNSRYIHWGGVGTMLKLDGGPGPEILKEARQKGATVTCDFIAPNDGTLNGLKLAMPHVDYFMPSLEEAMEVSGTKTPEDTAKYFLDLGAGACIFKWGAKGSLLATRDGQTLIPAFKVEVVDTTGCGDSYCAGFIAGLSRGFDVEKSCRFATAVSALVATGLGSDAGVVNFEETVKAMATFQPLT